In the Kitasatospora terrestris genome, one interval contains:
- a CDS encoding acetate kinase: MSEGTHVLVLNAGSSSVKYQLIDMLDGSRLAAGLVERIGESGGRLAHTPRSGERRESFEAFPDHAAALKAVAGELAADGVGLDSPALAAIGHRVVHGGQRFTAPTLITDEVLAEVRRLIPVAPLHNPANITGIEVARALRPDLPQVAVFDTAFHATLPEHAARYAIDRETADAHRVRRYGFHGTSHQYVSRATARLLGKDPAEVNVIVLHLGNGASASAVAGGVCVETSMGLTPLEGLVMGTRSGDVDPGLVFHLHRVGGLTVDEIDSLLNRRSGLLGLCGDNDMREIMRRADEGDADAGLAFDAYVHRLRKYLGAYYAVLGRVDAVAFTAGVGENAAPVRAAACAGLEELGIAVDPELNSVRSGEARMISPAYARVAVAVVPTDEELEIAQQAFALVHQP; this comes from the coding sequence GTGAGTGAAGGCACGCACGTCCTGGTCCTGAACGCGGGCTCGTCCTCGGTCAAGTACCAGCTGATCGACATGCTGGACGGGTCGCGGCTGGCGGCCGGCCTGGTGGAGCGGATCGGCGAGTCGGGCGGGCGGCTGGCCCACACCCCGCGCAGCGGGGAGCGGCGGGAGAGCTTCGAGGCCTTCCCGGACCACGCGGCCGCGCTGAAGGCGGTGGCCGGCGAGCTCGCCGCCGACGGGGTGGGCCTGGACTCCCCGGCGCTGGCCGCGATCGGCCACCGGGTGGTGCACGGCGGGCAGCGGTTCACCGCTCCCACCCTGATCACCGACGAGGTGCTGGCCGAGGTCCGCCGGCTGATCCCGGTGGCGCCGCTGCACAATCCGGCCAACATCACCGGCATCGAGGTGGCCCGCGCGCTGCGTCCCGACCTTCCGCAGGTGGCGGTCTTCGACACCGCCTTCCACGCGACGCTGCCCGAGCACGCGGCCCGGTACGCGATCGACCGGGAGACCGCCGACGCGCACCGGGTGCGCCGGTACGGCTTCCACGGCACCTCCCACCAGTACGTCTCGCGGGCCACCGCCCGGCTGCTGGGCAAGGACCCGGCCGAGGTGAACGTGATCGTGCTGCACCTGGGCAACGGGGCGTCCGCCTCGGCGGTGGCCGGCGGGGTCTGCGTGGAGACCTCGATGGGCCTGACCCCGCTGGAGGGCCTGGTGATGGGCACCCGCTCCGGCGACGTGGACCCCGGCCTGGTGTTCCACCTGCACCGGGTGGGCGGGCTGACGGTCGATGAGATCGACAGCCTGCTGAACCGCCGCAGCGGCCTGCTCGGCCTGTGCGGGGACAACGACATGCGCGAGATCATGCGCCGCGCCGACGAGGGCGACGCCGACGCGGGGCTGGCCTTCGACGCCTACGTGCACCGGCTGCGGAAGTACCTCGGCGCCTACTACGCGGTGCTCGGCCGGGTGGACGCGGTCGCGTTCACGGCGGGCGTGGGCGAGAACGCCGCGCCGGTGCGCGCGGCCGCGTGCGCCGGCTTGGAGGAGCTCGGGATCGCGGTCGATCCGGAGCTCAATTCGGTCCGCTCCGGCGAGGCCCGGATGATCTCCCCGGCGTACGCCAGGGTGGCGGTGGCCGTGGTGCCGACCGACGAGGAGCTGGAGATCGCCCAGCAGGCGTTCGCGCTGGTCCATCAGCCGTAA
- the pta gene encoding phosphate acetyltransferase, giving the protein MARSVYVTGIDRGDGRQAVELGVMELLTRQVDRVGVFRPLVHAHAPGEAGSDHVVELLRTRYRLDVPSTELYGLTYEEAAALQAAQGQDELVSALVDRFRALERRCQAVLVLGTDFAGTNIPDELAFNARLANEFGAWVLPVVGGQDEDPQAVIAEVRNAHRAYTDLGCSTLAVIANRVAPAAKQQVQRTLSEKLPVPVYVIPEELALAAPTVAQLVEATGAEVLLGDAAGLARDVRSFVFGGAMLPTFLTALTEGALVVTPGDRADLVIGSLAAHAAGAPPIAGVLLTLGQHPGPNVMALAARLAPGTPVAVVPEGSWPTAATLTHLEGRIGPSSPRKAEIALGLFELHVDTAELTRRIELVRTERTTPMMFEHELLERARGRRKHIVLPEGTEERVLRAAEILLRRNICDLTLLGDPAAVRRKAAAAGIALPGPDGDADRARVRIVDPAESPLRQQFAELYAKLRAHKGMTVERALDVVTDVSYFGTLMVQEGIADGMVSGAVHSTAATIRPAFEVIKTSPGAAIVSSVFFMCLADRVLVYGDCAVNPDPDAQQLADIAIQSAATAARFGVEPRIAMLSYSTGTSGSGADVDKVRKATELVRELRPDLLVEGPIQYDAAVDAHVAATKLPGSPVAGRATVLIFPDLNTGNNTYKAVQRSAGAVAVGPVLQGLRKPVNDLSRGALVEDIVNTVAITAVQAQGLDASEGAEL; this is encoded by the coding sequence GTGGCGCGCAGCGTGTACGTGACCGGGATCGACCGGGGGGACGGCCGGCAGGCCGTCGAGCTCGGGGTCATGGAACTGCTCACCCGCCAGGTGGACCGGGTCGGGGTGTTCCGCCCGCTGGTGCACGCGCACGCCCCCGGCGAGGCCGGCTCCGACCACGTCGTCGAGCTGCTGCGCACCCGCTACCGCCTGGATGTCCCGTCCACCGAGCTGTACGGCCTGACCTACGAGGAGGCGGCCGCCCTGCAGGCCGCCCAGGGGCAGGACGAGTTGGTCTCCGCGCTGGTCGACCGGTTCCGCGCGCTGGAGCGCCGGTGCCAGGCGGTGCTGGTGCTGGGCACGGACTTCGCCGGCACCAACATCCCCGACGAACTCGCCTTCAACGCCCGGCTGGCGAACGAGTTCGGCGCCTGGGTCCTCCCGGTGGTGGGCGGCCAGGACGAGGACCCGCAGGCGGTGATCGCCGAGGTTCGCAACGCCCACCGCGCGTACACCGACCTCGGCTGCTCCACCCTCGCGGTGATCGCCAACCGGGTGGCGCCCGCCGCCAAGCAGCAGGTGCAGCGCACCCTCAGCGAGAAGCTCCCGGTCCCGGTCTACGTGATCCCCGAGGAGCTGGCGCTGGCCGCCCCCACGGTGGCCCAGCTGGTCGAGGCGACCGGCGCCGAGGTGCTGCTGGGCGACGCGGCCGGCCTGGCCCGGGACGTCCGCTCCTTCGTCTTCGGCGGCGCGATGCTGCCGACCTTCCTGACCGCCCTGACCGAGGGCGCGCTGGTGGTCACCCCGGGGGACCGCGCGGACCTGGTGATCGGCTCGCTCGCCGCGCACGCGGCCGGCGCCCCGCCGATCGCCGGCGTGCTGCTGACCCTCGGCCAGCACCCGGGCCCGAACGTGATGGCGCTGGCCGCCCGGCTCGCCCCCGGCACCCCGGTGGCGGTGGTCCCGGAGGGCAGCTGGCCGACCGCCGCGACCCTCACCCACCTGGAGGGCCGGATCGGCCCGAGCTCCCCGCGGAAGGCCGAGATCGCCCTCGGCCTGTTCGAACTCCACGTGGACACGGCCGAGTTGACCAGGCGGATCGAGCTGGTCCGGACGGAGCGGACCACCCCGATGATGTTCGAGCACGAGCTGCTGGAGCGGGCCCGCGGCCGCCGCAAGCACATCGTGCTGCCCGAGGGCACCGAGGAGCGGGTGCTGCGCGCCGCCGAGATCCTGCTGCGCCGCAACATCTGCGACCTGACCCTGCTCGGCGACCCGGCGGCGGTCCGGCGCAAGGCGGCCGCGGCCGGCATCGCGCTGCCCGGCCCGGACGGGGACGCCGACCGCGCCCGGGTCCGGATCGTCGACCCGGCCGAGAGCCCGCTGCGCCAGCAGTTCGCCGAGCTCTACGCCAAGCTGCGCGCCCACAAGGGCATGACCGTGGAGCGGGCGCTGGACGTGGTCACCGACGTCTCCTACTTCGGCACCCTGATGGTGCAGGAGGGCATCGCCGACGGCATGGTCTCCGGCGCGGTGCACTCCACCGCGGCGACGATCCGCCCGGCGTTCGAGGTGATCAAGACCTCCCCGGGCGCGGCGATCGTCTCCTCGGTCTTCTTCATGTGCCTGGCCGACAGGGTCCTGGTGTACGGCGACTGCGCGGTCAACCCGGACCCGGACGCCCAGCAGCTGGCCGACATCGCCATCCAGTCCGCCGCCACCGCCGCCCGCTTCGGCGTCGAGCCCCGGATCGCGATGCTCTCCTACTCCACCGGCACCTCCGGCTCCGGTGCGGACGTCGACAAGGTCCGCAAGGCGACCGAGCTGGTCCGCGAGCTGCGCCCGGACCTGCTGGTCGAGGGCCCGATCCAGTACGACGCGGCGGTGGACGCGCACGTCGCCGCCACCAAGCTGCCCGGCTCCCCGGTGGCCGGCCGGGCGACGGTGCTGATCTTCCCGGACCTGAACACCGGCAACAACACCTACAAGGCGGTGCAGCGCTCGGCCGGTGCCGTCGCGGTCGGCCCGGTGCTGCAGGGCCTGCGCAAGCCGGTCAACGACCTCTCCCGCGGCGCCCTGGTCGAGGACATCGTCAACACCGTCGCGATCACCGCCGTCCAGGCCCAGGGGCTGGACGCCTCCGAAGGAGCCGAGCTGTGA